Proteins co-encoded in one Melioribacteraceae bacterium genomic window:
- the murB gene encoding UDP-N-acetylmuramate dehydrogenase has product MNIRENYPLKNLNTFGLDVYASYFIEIENEDQLFPFLESRYYKPDRFLVIGGGSNLLFKGNYEGTLLKYSVKGIKIIDESPDEIILESSGGELWDDLVAYTVEREYYGLENLTLIPGTVGAAPIQNIGAYGVELKDYFYYLEYINLETRSLKKIYKSDCRFGYRDSIFKNQLKNKSVITRVAFRLSKQKKLNLSYKSLYDELKNIPDKDLTIRTVRETVRKIRESRLPDPLVIGNAGSFFKNPEVSNEYYYSLIKKHPDIVAFKVNDSVYKISAGWLIEKCGYKGKRIGNVGSYGKQALIIVNYGGASGMEILNFVEKIMEDVKSNFGIELISEVNII; this is encoded by the coding sequence ATGAATATTCGCGAAAACTATCCGCTTAAAAATCTTAATACCTTCGGACTCGATGTTTACGCCTCCTATTTTATTGAGATTGAAAACGAAGATCAATTATTCCCTTTCCTGGAATCCCGATATTACAAACCGGACCGGTTCCTTGTTATTGGTGGTGGAAGTAACCTTCTCTTTAAAGGGAATTACGAAGGAACCCTGCTCAAATATTCTGTAAAAGGAATAAAAATAATCGATGAGAGTCCCGATGAAATAATCCTTGAATCTTCCGGCGGCGAATTGTGGGATGACCTCGTTGCATATACAGTTGAGAGGGAATACTACGGACTCGAAAACCTTACATTAATTCCGGGAACCGTAGGTGCCGCTCCAATTCAGAATATAGGTGCCTACGGTGTTGAATTGAAAGACTATTTCTATTACCTCGAATACATTAATCTGGAAACCCGTTCTCTAAAAAAAATATATAAGTCAGATTGCAGGTTCGGTTACAGGGACAGCATTTTTAAAAATCAATTAAAAAACAAATCGGTTATTACCAGAGTTGCCTTTCGTTTATCGAAACAGAAAAAATTGAATCTTTCATACAAATCATTATACGATGAATTAAAAAATATTCCTGATAAAGATTTAACGATAAGAACTGTTCGCGAGACGGTTAGAAAAATACGGGAAAGCAGATTGCCCGACCCTCTGGTTATCGGAAATGCCGGCAGTTTCTTTAAAAATCCGGAAGTTAGTAATGAGTATTACTATTCATTGATAAAAAAACATCCTGATATCGTCGCCTTCAAAGTGAATGATTCGGTTTACAAGATTTCTGCTGGATGGCTTATTGAAAAATGCGGTTATAAAGGGAAGAGAATCGGAAATGTCGGCTCGTATGGGAAACAGGCATTAATTATTGTTAATTACGGCGGTGCCTCCGGAATGGAGATTCTGAACTTCGTTGAAAAGATTATGGAGGATGTAAAATCAAATTTCGGAATTGAACTCATTAGTGAAGTGAATATAATCTAA
- a CDS encoding mannose-1-phosphate guanylyltransferase, translating to MELYAVIMAGGVGSRFWPRSKERKPKQLIRIFGNNTMIQDTVYRLDGLVKKENIIIITNKIQKMRVKEQLPGIPEANIIDEPFGKNTAACIGLASVLVKSKNPDAVIITLPSDHLIKDEEQFKNCLITAANYAYKSGGLVTIGITPNRPETGYGYIQFDEEGIEKSIYKVLTFAEKPNLATARRFIESGDFLWNSGIFIWRVDSIIKEIKKYLPDLSDGLDKIEASIGTPEFEKQLVQVYGQLKSISIDYGVMEKSDNVYLTKADFYWNDVGNWEAVYEISEKNEEGNSIVGDVYAQNTFGSYLFSPRKFTAAIGVENLIIINTNEALLVCHRNNAQDVRQIVDYLKMNKRTDLI from the coding sequence ATGGAATTATATGCTGTTATTATGGCCGGAGGTGTAGGTTCAAGATTCTGGCCCAGAAGTAAGGAGCGGAAGCCGAAACAATTGATAAGGATCTTCGGCAATAATACAATGATACAGGATACTGTTTACAGACTCGATGGCCTGGTAAAAAAAGAAAATATAATAATCATTACAAATAAAATTCAGAAGATGAGGGTTAAGGAACAGCTCCCCGGAATTCCCGAAGCAAATATTATTGACGAACCTTTCGGAAAGAATACCGCCGCTTGTATTGGCCTTGCTTCCGTTCTGGTTAAATCAAAAAATCCGGATGCTGTTATTATTACTTTACCTTCCGATCATCTTATTAAAGATGAAGAGCAGTTTAAGAATTGTCTCATCACCGCCGCCAATTATGCATATAAATCGGGCGGACTCGTTACAATCGGAATAACTCCGAACAGGCCTGAGACGGGTTACGGATACATTCAGTTTGATGAAGAGGGAATTGAAAAAAGTATTTATAAAGTATTAACATTCGCCGAGAAACCGAATCTCGCTACTGCCCGCCGTTTCATAGAAAGCGGGGATTTCCTGTGGAATTCCGGCATATTCATCTGGCGTGTCGATTCTATCATAAAGGAAATCAAAAAGTATCTTCCGGATCTCTCTGATGGCCTCGACAAAATTGAAGCGTCTATCGGAACCCCTGAATTCGAAAAGCAGCTCGTCCAGGTCTATGGTCAGTTGAAAAGTATTTCAATTGATTATGGTGTTATGGAAAAGTCGGATAATGTTTATCTTACCAAAGCGGATTTTTACTGGAATGATGTTGGAAACTGGGAAGCGGTTTATGAAATCTCTGAAAAGAATGAGGAGGGGAATTCAATTGTAGGCGATGTATATGCACAGAATACTTTCGGTTCGTATCTCTTTTCACCCAGGAAATTTACCGCTGCTATCGGTGTTGAAAATCTTATTATTATTAATACCAATGAAGCTCTTCTGGTATGTCACAGGAATAACGCTCAGGATGTAAGGCAGATTGTCGACTATCTTAAAATGAACAAACGGACAGACCTTATCTGA
- a CDS encoding anion transporter has product MTLFHYASLFVIVFTLYGIAVGSYPAFRMNRATIALVGAAVLIFIGSISLEQAYDSIDLNTILLLFSMMIINGNLRICGFFKIVSSKIISFAKTPNQLLALIIFSSGVLSAFFLNDTIVIIFTPLVIEVTLALKRNPVPYLIGLVAAANIGSSATIIGNPQNMIIGVSSGISFSNYALYQSPPSLVGLFIVWIVIIVIYKKEFGKFRFEKVELEKVKPYKPLLIKSIFASVLMIAAFFSGVPVTLAAFGGAALLLITRRLKPERVFHEIDWSLLVFFSALFVVTKSIESAGFGRYLSLTLQPYITEGIASFSISSALLSNIVSNVPAVLLYRPIIPGLANPEQAWLILGMATTFAGNLTLIGSVANLIVAESAKKHFIKLSFFEYLKSGIIITVFSLLFGIIWFNIIF; this is encoded by the coding sequence ATGACTCTATTCCATTATGCGTCTCTGTTTGTAATTGTTTTTACTCTCTACGGAATTGCCGTTGGAAGTTATCCGGCTTTCCGTATGAACCGTGCTACAATTGCTCTGGTAGGTGCGGCCGTACTTATTTTTATCGGTTCAATTTCTCTTGAGCAGGCCTACGATTCTATTGACCTTAATACAATCCTGCTTCTTTTTTCAATGATGATTATAAACGGCAACCTGAGAATCTGCGGCTTCTTTAAAATAGTCTCATCGAAAATTATTTCTTTCGCTAAAACGCCGAATCAGCTCCTGGCCCTGATTATTTTCTCGTCAGGTGTTCTTTCGGCTTTCTTTTTGAACGATACTATTGTAATAATATTCACTCCGCTTGTTATTGAAGTTACACTTGCTCTAAAAAGGAATCCGGTACCATATCTTATCGGTCTCGTGGCAGCGGCCAATATCGGGTCTTCTGCAACCATAATAGGTAACCCGCAGAATATGATAATCGGTGTTTCATCCGGAATCTCTTTTTCAAATTATGCTTTGTATCAGTCTCCGCCTTCTCTCGTAGGATTATTTATTGTATGGATTGTAATAATTGTTATTTATAAAAAAGAATTCGGGAAATTCCGTTTCGAAAAAGTTGAACTGGAAAAGGTCAAGCCGTACAAACCTTTGCTTATTAAAAGTATTTTTGCGTCAGTTCTTATGATTGCGGCATTTTTTTCGGGAGTTCCTGTTACTCTGGCGGCATTCGGCGGCGCCGCACTGTTACTTATTACAAGGCGTCTTAAACCAGAAAGAGTATTCCATGAGATCGACTGGTCCTTGCTTGTCTTTTTTTCGGCATTATTTGTTGTCACAAAATCGATTGAATCGGCAGGGTTCGGAAGGTACCTCTCATTAACCCTTCAGCCATATATAACGGAAGGGATTGCTTCCTTTTCAATCTCTTCGGCATTGCTAAGCAATATCGTTTCAAACGTTCCCGCAGTGCTGCTTTACCGGCCGATTATTCCCGGTCTTGCTAATCCGGAACAGGCCTGGCTAATTCTCGGAATGGCTACTACATTTGCGGGGAATCTTACTCTCATCGGTTCGGTTGCAAATCTTATTGTAGCGGAATCTGCCAAAAAACACTTCATAAAACTTTCTTTCTTCGAATATCTGAAATCGGGAATTATTATAACCGTTTTTTCTCTTCTCTTTGGAATAATCTGGTTTAATATTATTTTTTAA
- a CDS encoding dipeptidase yields MKTFLVYLMIASTLSFANGSEDELRKLADRLSKEIIIIDSHIDLPGRLQYNWEDITKKTGGDFDYPRAKAGGLDVPFMSIFVSPRYENNGAKEEADSIIYIVEKIINSYPDKFAYAKSTDDIHKNFKSGKMSLPMGMENGAPIEGDLKNLTYFYDRGIRYITLAHSKSNHICDSSYDPERKWKGLSPFGKELIKEMNRIGMMIDVSHITDDAFYQVIEITKAPVVATHSSCRSFTPGWERNMSDDMIKALAKNGGVIQIAFVSNFISQEIRDREAKNRAAVAAYLKDNNIPSNDPRASEFSRQYWKNNPIGYADVKDVVKHIDHVVKLVGIDHVGLGSDFDGAGDSFPYGLKDVSQFPNLIYELLKAGYSEEDIKKICSGNFMRAWSRIEQISREWK; encoded by the coding sequence ATGAAAACATTTCTGGTATATCTAATGATCGCTTCAACATTATCATTCGCAAATGGTTCCGAAGATGAATTAAGGAAATTAGCGGACCGTCTTTCAAAGGAAATTATAATTATAGACAGTCATATAGATCTTCCCGGCCGACTTCAATATAATTGGGAGGATATTACAAAAAAAACCGGCGGCGATTTCGATTATCCCCGCGCCAAAGCAGGGGGACTCGATGTTCCTTTTATGTCGATCTTTGTCTCCCCTCGATATGAAAATAATGGTGCGAAAGAGGAAGCTGATAGTATAATTTATATTGTTGAAAAAATTATTAATTCATATCCGGATAAATTCGCTTATGCAAAAAGTACGGACGATATCCATAAGAATTTCAAATCAGGGAAAATGTCCCTCCCGATGGGAATGGAGAACGGTGCTCCGATTGAAGGAGATTTGAAAAACCTTACTTACTTTTATGACAGGGGAATCAGGTACATTACTCTTGCACACTCTAAAAGCAACCATATCTGCGATTCTTCCTATGATCCTGAAAGAAAGTGGAAAGGTCTTAGCCCGTTCGGTAAGGAATTGATTAAAGAGATGAACAGAATCGGTATGATGATCGACGTTTCGCATATAACCGACGATGCCTTTTACCAGGTAATTGAAATAACAAAAGCTCCTGTGGTAGCAACTCATTCATCATGCAGGTCTTTTACTCCCGGCTGGGAACGTAATATGAGCGACGATATGATTAAAGCTCTTGCCAAAAATGGCGGCGTGATACAAATAGCTTTTGTATCCAATTTTATCAGTCAGGAAATAAGGGACCGGGAGGCAAAGAATAGAGCTGCGGTTGCTGCTTACTTAAAAGATAATAATATACCGTCTAACGACCCGCGCGCATCTGAATTCTCCAGACAGTACTGGAAGAATAATCCGATCGGATATGCAGATGTTAAAGATGTTGTTAAACATATCGATCATGTTGTAAAACTGGTGGGGATTGACCATGTAGGGCTCGGTTCCGATTTTGACGGTGCAGGAGATTCGTTCCCCTACGGATTAAAAGACGTATCGCAGTTTCCAAATCTTATTTATGAATTGCTGAAAGCAGGTTATTCTGAAGAGGATATTAAAAAGATCTGCAGCGGCAATTTTATGAGGGCCTGGAGCAGGATTGAACAGATCTCCAGGGAATGGAAATAA
- a CDS encoding DNA internalization-related competence protein ComEC/Rec2, whose protein sequence is MNDYPLIKFVLLFICGLILQSILSILLIPLVISFSGSLLLIFLLYFISRRKETFFNLLLISISVVLYGMIHFSIYKNVRVTFPFELPVNKNALIFGTITDINLIREDKVVFQIETDSVRLNKKTAAGSINLVCSVKDSRKNLEKFYSSILIGNRLAVKGTLSRPRNQRNPGEFDYESALAENGIHGLIYVYKTGDVSILPGESSVLKNIPFELRKSIDGLITKYHNNSTTALLRGLLLADRSMIDYDIRTEFINSGVVHVLAVSGLHVGFVVLIFVVLFKRFNPYVRYGFTILGLLLFMVITNYPTSVVRATIMALVMIASPLTGRNYNSINSLSFAALIILLLNPSDLFSPGFQLSFSAVLSIVLLYPPIASRIAKMKIKSSALRYILLFCAVSFAAQIGTLPFTLFYFHKLSVIALIANFIVIPMIGMIVGLGIFTIFTGSILSILGMISGSANELLSFILFSIVRFFGNENYSFIFIRQFSLYDSLIFYGIVTVIFLFRNYLVSLKSRIIAVVLSILIMSIGFTLDNRELLKENILSVYLIDIGQGDAILIKFPNGKTALIDGGDATETFDNGSRVIIPLLEHLGINKIDYGFITHADADHYRGYISLIKNNRIWQICIPVPNFSEPGDIEIEDVIKTHRVPVKYFGKSMMPVGNVRLYILNDTLCHEFKNLSMNDKSGVFKLVYGKTSFLFTGDAGIKAENFYIGNYGGFLKSDVLKVGHHGSKTSTGEKFLDAVKPDYALISAGVMNKFRHPSPEIIQQLNNREIEIYRTDLSGGILFQSDGYQIKNINWKKE, encoded by the coding sequence TTGAATGACTATCCGCTTATAAAATTTGTCCTGCTTTTTATCTGCGGTCTTATTTTACAATCAATTCTTAGTATTCTGCTAATCCCTCTTGTAATATCCTTTTCCGGTTCGCTTCTATTAATCTTTCTCCTCTATTTCATCTCAAGAAGAAAGGAAACATTTTTCAATTTACTTTTAATATCTATCTCTGTTGTTCTCTACGGAATGATTCATTTCTCAATATATAAGAATGTAAGAGTAACATTTCCCTTTGAATTACCTGTCAATAAAAATGCGCTGATCTTCGGGACAATTACAGATATAAACCTGATCCGGGAGGATAAAGTTGTTTTCCAAATAGAAACGGATTCAGTTAGGCTGAATAAGAAAACAGCGGCAGGAAGTATTAATCTTGTCTGTTCCGTAAAAGATTCCAGAAAGAATCTGGAAAAATTCTATTCTTCGATTCTGATAGGAAACCGGCTTGCTGTTAAAGGTACACTCAGCCGCCCAAGGAATCAGCGGAATCCCGGTGAGTTTGATTATGAATCGGCACTTGCTGAAAACGGCATCCACGGACTAATATACGTCTATAAAACCGGAGATGTTTCTATACTGCCCGGTGAATCATCCGTCCTTAAAAATATTCCGTTTGAATTACGAAAAAGTATCGACGGTTTAATTACAAAGTATCATAATAATTCTACAACTGCACTGCTGCGCGGACTCCTCCTTGCAGACAGAAGCATGATCGATTACGATATAAGAACGGAATTTATAAATTCAGGTGTGGTGCATGTTCTGGCGGTCTCAGGTTTGCACGTCGGTTTTGTTGTTCTGATTTTTGTAGTACTGTTCAAACGTTTCAATCCATATGTACGATACGGATTTACAATTCTGGGCCTTCTACTTTTTATGGTAATCACTAATTATCCCACGTCTGTAGTCCGCGCAACTATCATGGCTCTTGTAATGATCGCATCTCCTTTAACTGGAAGGAATTACAATAGTATCAACTCGCTTTCTTTTGCCGCTCTAATTATTCTGCTTCTCAATCCATCCGATCTTTTTTCACCCGGATTCCAGCTCTCTTTCTCTGCCGTATTGTCCATTGTACTTCTTTATCCGCCCATCGCTTCACGGATCGCTAAAATGAAAATTAAATCCTCTGCGTTAAGATATATCCTTCTATTTTGTGCTGTCTCATTTGCAGCTCAAATCGGGACACTCCCGTTTACACTCTTTTATTTTCACAAATTATCGGTTATAGCTTTGATCGCGAATTTTATCGTTATACCGATGATCGGAATGATTGTTGGACTCGGAATCTTTACAATTTTTACTGGGTCCATACTGTCCATTCTGGGAATGATATCCGGTTCTGCAAACGAATTACTCTCCTTCATACTTTTTTCTATTGTCCGTTTCTTCGGGAATGAAAATTACTCATTCATCTTTATCCGGCAGTTCTCACTTTACGATTCTCTTATTTTTTATGGAATTGTAACTGTTATATTTTTATTCCGGAATTATCTTGTCTCTCTCAAATCCAGAATAATTGCCGTCGTTCTGTCAATATTGATAATGAGTATTGGATTCACTCTGGATAACAGGGAACTATTGAAAGAAAATATACTCTCAGTTTATCTAATAGACATTGGCCAGGGTGATGCTATTCTAATAAAGTTTCCGAACGGTAAAACAGCTCTGATAGACGGCGGCGATGCAACAGAAACTTTTGATAACGGGAGCAGAGTAATAATCCCCTTACTCGAACATTTAGGTATCAATAAAATCGATTACGGATTTATAACTCATGCCGATGCCGATCATTATCGTGGGTACATATCGCTTATAAAAAATAACCGGATTTGGCAAATCTGCATACCTGTTCCCAATTTTTCAGAACCCGGGGATATCGAAATTGAAGATGTGATCAAAACCCACCGGGTTCCTGTTAAATACTTCGGTAAAAGTATGATGCCAGTTGGTAATGTCAGGTTGTATATTCTCAACGATACACTCTGTCATGAATTTAAAAATCTTAGTATGAATGATAAAAGCGGAGTGTTTAAACTTGTCTACGGCAAAACCTCTTTTCTATTTACAGGCGACGCGGGGATTAAAGCGGAGAATTTCTATATTGGCAATTATGGTGGCTTTCTAAAATCAGATGTTCTAAAAGTTGGGCATCATGGCAGCAAAACCAGCACTGGTGAAAAATTTCTCGACGCTGTTAAACCGGATTATGCTCTTATTTCTGCCGGTGTTATGAATAAATTCAGGCATCCGAGCCCGGAAATTATCCAACAGCTTAATAATAGAGAGATCGAAATTTATAGAACTGACCTATCAGGCGGAATTCTTTTTCAGTCCGATGGATACCAAATCAAAAATATTAATTGGAAAAAGGAATAA
- a CDS encoding M24 family metallopeptidase, translating to MKLSSLFSRYLTANLIFLLLLPTIIEGQVKQFNFDHANSPWPSIRKERIEKLLPAAMKEAGIDSWLIICRENDNDPLAVHVGGENAGGTAAFLFFLKGDKVVSVAVSPVGEAMALKDVGLHDRVVEIERGSSVWLEVKKLIEENNPEKVGINSSPRNISDGLSYTQRIEMEKELGPGINSKLVSSDPIVTNWLSIKLPAEVEIMRQAAFLTEQIQIEAYKTIIPGKTKDSDVAKYIKKRMREFGVGDAWQADQNPNVNSGIDRGHSHATEKIIQPGDVIQTDHGIKVYDIWVTDIQRFAYVLKPGEKEAPQDILQKWENSKRGSRIVLETMKPGIEGFYVDKAQRDWMKQQGSLPVMWGTGHPVGYVAHDIGPSLSGAQRGDKPMGSAALKLKPGQVFAYDGFFCWYLDENKKETKTISVEEMAVVTETGAEYLIPPQEDLITIPSK from the coding sequence ATGAAATTGAGTTCATTATTCTCAAGATACTTAACTGCTAATTTGATTTTCCTATTACTTCTTCCTACGATAATAGAGGGACAGGTGAAACAATTTAATTTTGATCATGCTAATAGTCCGTGGCCGTCAATCCGGAAAGAAAGAATTGAGAAGCTTCTGCCCGCAGCAATGAAAGAAGCCGGAATCGATTCCTGGCTTATCATCTGCAGGGAAAATGATAATGATCCTCTTGCTGTTCATGTCGGAGGTGAAAATGCCGGCGGTACGGCTGCTTTTTTATTCTTCCTTAAAGGTGATAAAGTTGTTTCAGTTGCTGTTTCTCCGGTCGGGGAGGCGATGGCTCTTAAAGATGTTGGACTTCATGACCGTGTGGTCGAAATAGAACGCGGCTCAAGTGTATGGCTGGAAGTTAAGAAACTGATTGAAGAAAATAATCCTGAAAAAGTCGGAATAAACAGTTCGCCAAGAAATATTTCCGACGGACTTTCATATACACAGCGGATTGAAATGGAAAAGGAATTGGGGCCCGGGATAAACTCTAAACTTGTTTCTTCGGATCCTATTGTTACCAACTGGCTTTCTATTAAACTTCCGGCCGAAGTCGAAATTATGAGGCAGGCTGCCTTTCTTACTGAACAGATCCAGATCGAAGCCTATAAAACAATTATTCCCGGTAAAACTAAAGACTCTGATGTTGCTAAATATATTAAAAAGAGGATGAGAGAATTCGGTGTTGGGGATGCCTGGCAGGCTGATCAGAATCCGAATGTGAATTCCGGTATCGACAGGGGACACTCTCATGCAACTGAAAAAATAATTCAACCCGGCGATGTGATTCAGACTGACCACGGAATTAAAGTCTATGATATCTGGGTGACCGATATTCAAAGGTTTGCTTATGTCCTTAAACCGGGTGAGAAGGAAGCTCCGCAGGATATTCTGCAGAAATGGGAAAACTCGAAACGCGGAAGCAGAATTGTCCTCGAAACTATGAAACCCGGTATCGAAGGATTCTATGTCGATAAAGCCCAGCGAGACTGGATGAAACAACAGGGGTCTCTTCCGGTAATGTGGGGAACGGGCCACCCGGTCGGATATGTTGCTCATGATATCGGCCCTTCGCTCAGCGGTGCTCAACGTGGCGATAAACCGATGGGAAGCGCTGCTCTTAAATTGAAACCCGGACAGGTCTTTGCGTACGACGGATTTTTCTGCTGGTACCTGGATGAAAATAAAAAAGAGACAAAGACAATCTCTGTAGAGGAAATGGCTGTCGTTACTGAAACAGGCGCCGAATATCTGATCCCTCCTCAGGAGGATTTGATTACAATTCCCTCAAAATAA
- a CDS encoding heavy metal-binding domain-containing protein has product MLVTTTNTIEGKNIVKYLGLVSGEAILGANIIKDFFASVRDIVGGRSAAYESELRKAKDIAISEMKDQALALGGNAVIAVDLDYETIGQGSMLMVSACGTAVQIEE; this is encoded by the coding sequence ATGCTGGTTACAACCACAAATACTATTGAAGGGAAAAATATAGTTAAATACCTGGGCCTCGTTTCAGGTGAGGCAATCCTGGGCGCGAATATAATAAAGGATTTTTTCGCCAGTGTGAGAGATATTGTGGGCGGAAGGTCGGCAGCTTACGAATCTGAGTTAAGAAAGGCCAAGGATATCGCCATTTCTGAAATGAAGGATCAGGCTCTAGCACTTGGCGGGAATGCCGTTATTGCAGTCGATCTCGATTATGAAACGATTGGTCAGGGCAGCATGCTAATGGTTTCAGCATGCGGAACCGCAGTTCAAATTGAAGAATAG
- the rpiB gene encoding ribose 5-phosphate isomerase B has product MKKVFTEIEILKLIKSGAKEIVVSKNDLLTPLALDRIKHSGMKVIRGGNTISDPASSKLKILIGSDHTGIRMKKIVVEFLKSKSYEVLDIGTYNEDPVDYPDIASNVAYRVVNKEFDLGIILDATGIPSAITANKVPGIRAATCYNEFSAKSSREHNDSNILVLGAKALGEETIKSIVDVWLKSAFLGDRHQRRLDKIKNIEDKFSKRS; this is encoded by the coding sequence ATGAAAAAAGTTTTTACTGAAATAGAAATTCTTAAACTGATTAAATCCGGCGCAAAAGAAATTGTTGTCTCAAAAAATGATCTTCTTACGCCCCTTGCTTTGGACAGGATTAAGCACTCGGGAATGAAGGTAATCCGTGGCGGCAATACTATCTCTGATCCGGCCAGTTCTAAACTGAAAATTCTGATCGGTTCGGATCATACAGGAATAAGAATGAAAAAAATCGTTGTTGAGTTTCTTAAATCGAAATCATATGAAGTACTTGATATTGGAACCTACAATGAAGACCCTGTCGATTACCCTGATATAGCTTCCAATGTAGCCTACAGGGTTGTTAATAAAGAATTTGATCTCGGAATAATACTCGATGCCACCGGAATACCTTCTGCCATCACGGCTAATAAAGTACCCGGAATACGGGCTGCTACCTGCTACAACGAATTCTCCGCAAAGAGCTCCCGTGAGCATAACGATTCAAATATCCTGGTCCTCGGCGCAAAAGCCCTGGGAGAAGAAACCATTAAATCGATTGTTGACGTTTGGTTGAAGAGCGCTTTTTTAGGGGACAGACACCAGAGAAGGCTCGACAAGATTAAAAACATAGAAGATAAATTTTCTAAGCGTTCCTGA
- a CDS encoding MFS transporter — MDLLVSIIGIGLIVYFVLLLGGTRLAIRKGFNAKLMFLVAMVLPPVALILVLLILNKNNIERDEKDTFTNIIWEVTQPFIDLVHTSRALLGLNFSYILEGLTYFGVVGLLAIYFNEFIQLDDIRAGNMVGVLTAGITLSMLFLGATVDIVGVRKALLYALSFMLVGRIFLSTAPHLGTPGLWGSGHIYAMLGILGIVIGYGMYQPAAYAAVKKFTNENTAAMGYAMLYALMNLGGYLPGLISPPVRREAGILGVFWVYAALTVAGIAVVYFIMTKKAVASAIETASKDKNENQKENEDELSKMSAKEKLKFYLKNFPLKDKRFLFFIFILIPVQTLFAHNWLTIPLYTSRAFDGFVQNNFEFFVNLNPILIFVLTPMIAALTSKKNAYTMMIIGTFVMASPTFILALGPGMGTLLAYLIIMTIGEAMWQPRFLQWVAEIAPKNMTGIYMGIGQFPWFLTKVVTSLYSGWFLMQYCPADTPPAEMNTEFMWLVYGFIAVITPISLLLARKWMVKGFKTKHEV; from the coding sequence ATGGATCTACTTGTATCTATCATTGGTATCGGTCTGATAGTTTACTTTGTTCTTTTACTTGGAGGCACCAGGCTTGCAATAAGGAAAGGATTTAATGCTAAACTGATGTTCCTTGTGGCAATGGTTCTTCCACCCGTTGCACTCATTCTGGTCCTTCTGATTTTAAATAAAAATAATATTGAGAGGGATGAAAAGGACACCTTTACAAATATTATCTGGGAGGTAACTCAGCCTTTTATCGATCTAGTACATACGTCACGTGCCCTCCTCGGATTGAATTTCTCTTATATATTGGAAGGGCTTACTTACTTCGGCGTTGTTGGATTGCTTGCCATCTATTTTAATGAATTTATTCAGCTCGATGATATCCGTGCGGGTAATATGGTTGGAGTTCTTACCGCAGGAATTACACTTAGTATGCTCTTCCTGGGTGCTACAGTCGATATTGTTGGCGTCCGCAAAGCACTCCTTTATGCTTTGTCATTCATGCTCGTCGGAAGAATTTTCCTTTCCACCGCACCTCATCTCGGCACTCCGGGGCTCTGGGGTTCAGGTCATATTTATGCCATGCTGGGAATACTCGGTATAGTTATCGGATACGGTATGTATCAGCCGGCTGCGTATGCTGCGGTTAAAAAATTTACAAATGAAAATACTGCCGCGATGGGATATGCAATGCTTTATGCTCTTATGAACCTTGGCGGTTATCTGCCCGGTCTAATTTCACCGCCCGTTAGAAGAGAGGCCGGAATTCTTGGCGTATTCTGGGTCTATGCTGCCCTCACAGTTGCCGGTATTGCTGTTGTCTATTTTATCATGACAAAAAAAGCGGTAGCCAGCGCAATTGAAACTGCTTCAAAAGATAAAAACGAAAATCAGAAAGAGAATGAGGACGAGCTTTCCAAAATGTCCGCGAAGGAAAAGCTTAAATTCTACCTTAAAAACTTTCCGCTGAAGGATAAGCGTTTTCTCTTTTTCATATTCATACTTATCCCTGTCCAAACTCTCTTTGCTCACAACTGGCTAACTATTCCTCTTTACACCAGCCGCGCTTTCGATGGTTTTGTTCAGAATAATTTTGAGTTCTTTGTTAACCTTAACCCGATCTTAATATTTGTACTAACGCCGATGATCGCGGCATTGACATCGAAAAAGAATGCATACACTATGATGATTATCGGTACATTCGTTATGGCATCGCCTACTTTTATTCTTGCACTTGGTCCCGGTATGGGTACTCTGCTCGCTTACCTGATTATAATGACGATAGGTGAAGCAATGTGGCAGCCGAGATTCCTGCAATGGGTTGCTGAAATTGCACCGAAAAATATGACGGGAATTTATATGGGAATCGGACAGTTCCCGTGGTTCCTTACAAAAGTTGTTACTAGTCTTTATTCCGGCTGGTTCCTTATGCAGTATTGTCCGGCAGATACTCCTCCGGCGGAAATGAATACGGAATTCATGTGGCTAGTTTACGGTTTCATTGCCGTTATTACCCCTATAAGCCTCCTTCTCGCAAGGAAGTGGATGGTCAAAGGATTTAAAACCAAACATGAGGTATAA